The Mytilus galloprovincialis chromosome 2, xbMytGall1.hap1.1, whole genome shotgun sequence genome has a window encoding:
- the LOC143062157 gene encoding CD63 antigen-like — protein sequence MGCCDGLSKCFLITFGILFLLFGGACLGGGIYVLVAKNDILILARSATDGAVDTIDAPSLIERAAHVLIAIGSFILCISFVGCCGACLKSKCLLRTYVIIVGLMIVLEVAAAILAAVFMNKMETYAKDNLQTMLNDNYIGPYATSNAVSLAFDLAQILLDCCGVVNRTEYASITTWNTTYAYNSSGVYITANATIPLTCCQFNNKDAFPDEMTTFINSMVNNTCPVTQTGAHTTGCYEALKEEFSKYFNIMVGIAAGMGGLQIIGFISACCLMKEDRKTKDII from the exons ATGGGATGTTGTGACGGATTGTCAAAATGTTTTCTGATCACATTTGGAATACTTTTCTTG ttATTCGGTGGTGCGTGTTTGGGTGGCGGAATATATGTCCTTGTGGCAAAAAATGATATTCTGATATTGGCTCGTAGCGCAACTGATGGAGCTGTAGACACTATTGATGCACCATCTTTGATAGAAAGGGCCGCCCATGTCTTAATTGCCATAGGTTCATTCATTTTATGCATATCATTTGTTGGATGTTGTGGCGCATGCCTGAAGAGCAAATGTTTACTAAGGACA tACGTAATTATAGTAGGATTGATGATTGTTTTGGAAGTGGCGGCTGCAATACTGGCGGCAGTTTTCATGAATAAG ATGGAGACATACGCAAAAGATAATTTACAAACCATGTTGAATGACAACTATATTGGTCCATATGCTACTTCTAATGCTGTCAGCTTAGCATTTGACCTTGCACAAATACTG CTTGATTGTTGTGGAGTGGTCAATCGAACTGAATATGCTTCTATAACCACATGGAATACAACATATGCGTATAATTCCAGCGGTGTTTACATCACAGCAAATGCAACTATACCTCTGACATGTTGTCAGTTTAACAATAAAGATGCTTTCCCTGATGAAATGACAACCTTCATAAATTCTATGGTGAACAACACATGTCCAGTTACTCAAACTGGAGCGCATACTACA GGATGTTATGAAGCCCTGAAAGAAGAATTCAGTAAATATTTCAACATAATGGTTGGTATTGCAGCAGGTATGGGTGGTTTACAG ataattGGATTTATCTCAGCATGTTGTCTTATGAAAGAGGACAGAAAGACTAAAGATATTATCTAA